The sequence below is a genomic window from Humulus lupulus chromosome 3, drHumLupu1.1, whole genome shotgun sequence.
ACAAGCACTTTCAACTTACAAGCATCTTAAATCTAGGCTTCCTTGGCAATATTTTTATCATATAAAGTATATTTCAGCCACTAGTTAAACCTctgtttcaaaaataaaaatattgagcATAACAATACATTTTGGATATTTTGATTAACAAACAATCACTTTTTAACAGAATAGTTGCAGCtatgaaatttgaattttttttgcatgAACTCAACACAGAAAACTTATACACAAAAAAGTCAAAGATCTAATGTAACCTTTACTCATAAACAAAAATTAgtcacaagaaaatcaaatacaGAACCAAAACAACCTCAGCACACTGAAAGTTTAAATCCAAAAATAGGATAAAAAAACTGAAACTAAAATAATCTCAAACCCATAAAACATAATCACAAACAAGATCAAATGTCAAATCCAAAAATATACTCACGAAACTATATAGTCAGATATTTGAAAACAACAAATATACtaagatatttatattaaaagGGCATGGCCTAACCAAGTCAAGTAATAATAATATCAAGGGACTATTTTGAGAATGTAATACTTGCAGCCAAGGGGCTATTTACATGAAGTGTAAGGTATCTACTTCTCTCTGTTCAGCATGTGAGATGGATGAAGCAAGCAGGAAGAGATCATTAccctaaataaaatttattttgttttgaaaTACTGGATGCAAATAAGGACTTGTAATGGATAGGAGGAACACCTTATTTGATATATGATCGAGAAGTGTCCTAATAAGAAGCATACAACTTTCAGCAACACAAAAGCATACAACTTAGACAATACACTACTTGCTTTACATACATTAACTTTCAAAAAACAAGAGAAAGCATAAAAGCAGATGAAGCCTATTTAAGCTAACCTACTACAAAGCACATGCTCGGGTCCAAAAAAATGCAGAACAACATTAGAAAAACCTTATAAGCAGAGGAAACTAATCACATCTTAGTACCAGaaacaaaataagaaagaaaaaaatagaaaataatttaaacAACATATCTAGACAAACTCTGGAAAATACAAATAGAAAACTAAAAGACATCATCAAAATATCTGTATCTTCAAAGACAATCATTTTCAGGTACTAAAAATTAAATCCATTATAGCCTTTGATTAGATCAAGCTATAtaattatcaaaaaaaaaaaaaagtatgagaTCTCTACCAATCTGTATAGTAAAGAGTCAATATTGGTATTAGAACATATACAGCACATTCCTTTTCTAACATGATCCCACTTGGTGTCATCCTCGGCCAAAccaccctcaccctcaccctcacaCAACTCTGCTGGAGCAGCCGCGAACGATTTATATGATTATGGTCCTTTCAAATTATATGTTAATCTTAATGGAAAAAAATCTtatttccaaattaattataagcAAAACTCGATCTAAATTTGTTGGTGTACCTTGTGAACAAGCTGGCCTATTCAGGGCAGCAGAGACTTCTTGCCTTATTGAGCGCTGCAACTCAAGTTGCATGTCCATGCAAGTTTCCATCATTCTTTGCAAGTTATTCATCCTCTATTGTAGTCTAGCCATGTCAATCCTCATGTCATTGATGATTTCCCACTCCTATATAGGAAAAAAAGATTAGCAACATAAACATCATATGTGAAAGAACCAAAATCCAAGAAGTGTTGAAGAGACATACACATACAATTCCAAATCGTTGATGCATGTCATGCTGTGTCCACGTATCACGGTGTGGCCTCTGGTCCCACATTGGGGGAGGAGGAGGAATTGGGTGTGAGGGTGGAGCAACAGGAGGTGGTCTAACAACAGCATCCTCCTGAACCTCACTATGATTTGGAATTGCTTGATCGAGATCTTGTTCGACAGACGCAGGTGATGGTGATGAACCATCCAGCTCCCAGTCTACAGCGGCATGGCTTTGCCTTTCCACATATGATTGTATCAACTGGTCAAGACTCTCGCGAAAGCCACTGTGAAGTAGATTAGATACTCTTCTcctgaaaatgaagaaaaagaatccacaaaaataaataaataaatcacacATCTACAAAGATTAATGCAGAAGACCTGGCCAAATTTTTTCCATACCATTGCCACTGTCTTACCACATTATCTGGCACTTGTTCCTGCCATCCTTCTATAATATGAGCATTTGATTCCCGTGAGTCTATATCTTCAATAGCATTGCCTCCAAACTCACTCCAACCATCCAATATTCCATGGCTGTCATGTTCTTGATCTTCACTCGCTTCATAATTAAGTTCTGATTGTTTTCAAATATCATCTCTGACTTCAT
It includes:
- the LOC133820960 gene encoding uncharacterized protein LOC133820960 isoform X1, producing the protein MCDLFIYFCGFFFFIFRRRVSNLLHSGFRESLDQLIQSYVERQSHAAVDWELDGSSPSPASVEQDLDQAIPNHSEVQEDAVVRPPPVAPPSHPIPPPPPMWDQRPHRDTWTQHDMHQRFGIVCEWEIINDMRIDMARLQ
- the LOC133820960 gene encoding uncharacterized protein LOC133820960 isoform X2, whose product is MCDLFIYFCGFFFFIFRRRVSNLLHSGFRESLDQLIQSYVERQSHAAVDWELDGSSPSPASVEQDLDQAIPNHSEVQEDAVVRPPPVAPPSHPIPPPPPMWDQRPHRDTWTQHDMHQRFGIEWEIINDMRIDMARLQ